A section of the Desulfotignum phosphitoxidans DSM 13687 genome encodes:
- a CDS encoding PxxKW family cysteine-rich protein, which produces MICTTIREGEDCVFMTAAGCSYNEGNCLPVVEECMGCQRMSEYPTGMYCKAAPDPSLKWKNGSCNMATHIKTTTETKKQKINPIKASKRR; this is translated from the coding sequence ATGATCTGTACAACGATTAGGGAAGGGGAAGACTGTGTATTCATGACAGCCGCCGGCTGCAGCTATAATGAAGGGAACTGCCTGCCGGTCGTGGAGGAATGCATGGGGTGCCAGAGAATGTCTGAATATCCCACGGGCATGTATTGTAAAGCCGCACCGGATCCATCCCTGAAATGGAAAAACGGGTCCTGCAACATGGCCACGCACATCAAAACCACGACGGAAACCAAAAAACAGAAAATCAACCCGATCAAGGCCTCCAAAAGAAGATAG